Below is a genomic region from Prochlorococcus marinus str. MIT 0918.
TGAAAAAGATCTATAAGGCTAACTATGAAACCACATGCAATTATTGGTGGCGAAACCCATCGAAGCATGAATTTCAAATACCTACGAACTCTAAGACTTGAATTCGAATTGGAAAGATCTTCATCAAACTTTCTTGGAATGACCCAGCCAAGGAAAATCGATAATAAAAAACCTCCCAAAATTAACAGCAACTGTCCCACAATTTTATCTGTTTTATCTAAAAAGTTAATATCAAAAGCTGAAGGCAATCCTAATAAAAACAATAAAAATGTTACACCAATTACTGATTTAGTTCTATTCCAACCAAGTCTATCCATAACCGAAGACACTGGTACTTCCAATAATGAAATAGAAGAAGTGATTGCTGCTATGTATGCAAGCGCAAAGAAAATAACAGCCACGATTCTTCCAGTTATCCCTATTGTTCCTAAACCAGCAGGGAGTGCAATAAACAAGGCTCCGATAGTACTCTCACTAATTGATTCATTTAATCCAAAACTAAACATGATTGGGAAAATCATAAGGCCTGCCAATAAACCAACTGCTGTATCAAGAGAGGCAACCGCAATAGCCTCCTTAGGTAATTTGTTTTGACGTCCTAAATAAGATGCATAAGTAATCATGATCCCAATACCTAAACTCAAAGAAAAGAAAGCCTGAGCAAACGCATTTCTTACTGTTGAAGGCTTAAAAAATTCAGAGCCATCCCATGAGAGCAAAGCCTTATATCCTTCTAATGCTCCAGAAAGAGTAGATGCCCAAAAAGCTAATCCTAAAAGCAATATAAATAGTATTGGCATGCACCAACGTGTAAGACGTTCAATACCTCCCCTAACACCAGCAACAACAACAATTGCAGTAAGAACCAAGCTTATAATCTGCCCTATCAAAACACTCCCGCCACTGCTAATTGATCCAAAAAATGCTGCCGCTTCAGTTTTATCTGCAGGCAAACCAACGAAAAGAGAATGAAAAAATGTATCTAAAGTCCACCCCATTAATACTGCATAGTAAGAGCCAATACCTAAAGGAGCTATAACAAAAAGCCAACCCATGACACCCCATCTAGATCCAGCAGCTTTAGCTGGAGCAACTAGAGAACTCGACCCAGTGCTTCGACCAAGTACCATCTCAGCTACCAGTACTGGCAAGCAAACAACTAAGACAATTAATATGTAAAGAAGCAAGAAAGCAGCCCCCCCTCCTTCAGAAGCTCTATAAGCAAAGCCCCAAAGGTTTCCTAATCCAACTGCACTCCCTGCAGCTGCAAAGACAAAACCCCATCTAGAGCGCCATTGTTCACGTATTGGCATAAAAATTCTTTGAGAGTGTTTTCATTTCTAATAATCAATTATGAAAACCTCTATCGTTTTAAACAAAAATATTTAGCTGTTGTAGGAATTTAATTCTAAAAGCTATATAGCAATGAGTTAGATCTTAACCAAAAATTGATAAACTCAAATCAGAAGACAACCTTCGAAGATCAATATATTCCTGAAAAACGCTGGAATCAAAAGCTTTTTGAGCTGCAGCTCTAGATTCAAATTCTACAACTACACCTAATTGGCCTCCATCCCATTCATTTAAGTCAGAATTTTGCTTTATATCTTTAGCTATCACTATCCCACCTACTGAAAGCAGCCAAGGAATAACAGTTTGGATGTATTCAATAAATAAATCCGTACTTTGTATTGTTACTTGCTTGACCCAATAGCCTTTAGCCACGAAAGATAAAGAAATTTGGAAGAAGTATCGCACAAGATCTGATCTATAGACTCAACAAAAGTCCTTAAAACTTACTAATTCATGAATAGTTATAATTTAATCCGTCTAAAGATAGTATTTATCAAGCTAGTTCCAAAACTAAGGAAGAGGTAGATGGTTTTTTTTATTTAAAGTTGATCAACACATATAGTCCTGATAGTCTAATTACAATTGTAATTAAGGAGGTGATCCATTGTTGTATCCAAGATGCAGGCAGGAGTCAACGCTAAAACAAGCATTTAACTGCTAATTGTCTCCTGTCTCTTTCTATAACTAGAAAATTTTCAAATTTCTTACTTAAAAATCTTATAAAAGTAATAAAGATCTTAAGTTTGATTATATAGATTCTCTTTTCCTAATCGCCTGAGAAACTTTTCCTGCAATGAAAGGAACTCTCATTGAATATTTATTGAGCTGGATTCTTTCTTCTAAACTAACTAATCCACCAACAGACAATCGATTGATAATTTCTTCCAAACGCAAACGTGTTTCAGTTGAAAGCATAAGTCAAAATCAACAATAGCTTGGTTGAATTGATAATACTAGGGTTCCTAAAAATAACCAGTAGAAAGGATAAGCAATTTATTAAAACTTTTAAATTCAATATAAAGCAATTAAAAGAGTTTATCCAAGATAAAAATAGCTTACTAAAATTGATCATCATTTTTTTATTGGTTCAAATCAATAACTAAATCGAGCTAATCTTTGTTATAAGAAAGATATCATTTACCCAGTCATAAAATGTTTAATTTCTTAGGTTCTATTTGAAAGGCGACTTTATTATCTGAAAAATATTAGAGAAAGTACCTAAAAATATATTTTATGGAAATCCAGAAAACTGCTTGTATTGTGGTATGAAAAAATAAAATACAAATATCTTGTAAGCCTTCACAAAAAGCGATCACAGCCCTTTAGAATCTCAGTCAGTGATATAAATTCGATGACTGACAAAAAAGGAAAGGAATTGGCAACAGTCTCCGTATATCTCAACACAGGCATAGTCGCGGTACTGGTTGGGCTTGGGTTTGTAGGGGCAGCCCTTGTTTTTGGGGTTATAACTTTGGTCATAAGATAACTGATGAAACAAGGCTCAAAAAACCTATCCATATAAAAGGCATTCGCGAATTCAAAACTAATCAACTACAATCTCTAAAATTTTTAATTTTAATTTTGGAGTCAGATTTAATAACTATTCTTTTTTCCGCTCTGTTTTCACTAGGTGGCTTTATAGCACTTATCTCAGGATTTGAAAGTGATGATGATGATGACCAAGATGGAGGTGGTACAGCAGAGCCTGTTTATTCAATGGTTTATGCAAAAGGAATGGCATAAAACAAACTTGATAAATCTAATTTCAGCAAGACTTTTCTCTTAGTATTTTTTATATTATACCCTTAAACAAATCAGAACTATTTGAATATCAAAGATTATTAATACCTTATAAAGAAAATAAAACTAAATGATTTTCTATTTAATTTTTTCTACTCTGATCAATTAAGTCCAGAAAACAACTCCTTATGAACTGCAAGAATGTCATATAAGGCTGTACCCGCTTCTGGCGTCAACAGTATTCCATCAATATTTTTAGTGGCACTGCATACAAGGTCACCATCCCATTTAACTCCATGCTCATTTATTGATTTAGACCACTCACGTACCAACCCAAAGTGATCTGGCATATACTTGCCAATTTTTCTACAAACCACACAAAGAGTAGATAGTACAGGAGGCTTAGTCTTAAGCCTTAGCTCTTTAACGATAGTTGGCTGTGAAAAAACACCTTTATATCTGATGTATTCAATTAATTCCTTATCACTTTCAGATAATTCTGCAAGTTCTAAAGCCTTTTCAAACTCTTCTAAAGGCGTAATAGGTCTTTGAATTATTTTCATGGAAAACTTTTCTGTATAAGAAATGTACTATTTTTTGAATCTAGCTAGATCATCTTTTGTTGATTATTCAATGGCTTAAGCCAGCGTTGTTTTTCTACCTAATAACCCAAGCAGAAAGGTTCAACAGATATAAGACTTATAGCCTTTCAAAAAAGTGAGTGCAGAATCTACTATTAAAATTGAGATTTAGCCTGTGATCATAAAATCTGCTAAGAATTAATCGATCACTTAGAAGATTGGTAATGACTTGGGGGGAAAGTCAAAAATCCAACTAAATAAGAAGATATTCCATGATTCAGTCATCTTTGAACGGTAAGTTATTATGCTCATAAGATTTTCATGCCAAGTATTGGCTCTTTTTTATGAATCTTCTAGCTACTTTTGCAATAGGTGGATTTAACCCCTCAGCAGCCGCAGTTGGAGTACTCTCCATAGTTCTCTTTGCAGTGGTTGGTGTCATTGCAGGACCTAATCTTTCTAAATTTGACGTCTAAGCGAACAGAATCCTCAAAAAGGAATTTTGTCTTAATTAGTTTTAGAAAAGGCCTAGGTTATTCCCTAGGCCTTTTCTCTTTGCTTAATGTTGTAAATAAATTTTTCTTTATAGAGCTTATCTGGAAACCATAGAATTTCTAACAATTCACATCAGACATCAATACTACTTTAGTAATTTCTCATTTTAAAAGGGATAAAATAAAACTGATTTGCTAATAATAATTACCTAATTGATTTTAAATTGAAATATATAACATATAAATAAAAGTCATAAAGTCAAATTAATTATTAATTAAAAATGACATTCCATCAACGTTTTCAATTGATTTTCTTAGCATTTATACAGAATGGCTTTAAAATAGTTTTGTTTTGGACATAGAGGGGATGTCGTGGATATCCATCTTTTGTTATACCAATCGCATAGGGTTGAGAAGCTTTAGGGAAATTCCGAACTCTCTTATTATAATAATTTTGGATTTTTCTTAAAACAACCTTATCCCTATTCAAATAACTTCCATTTACACCCCAACCAAGCCATAAGTCACATAGTTCTTTTTCAGACCATGCCTTAATTTTATTGTTTAATTCCTTATTATTAGAATTACCAATAGGGTCAGCAAATGATTTAAGATCTAAAGAATTATTAGAAATAATAGCAAACAAATTAACAACTGATAATGATCCGTAACCCCATAAATTAGAAAAGTTAATTAGCCTAATTAGTGTTCGGTCATTAACAAAAGAATTAGCCTTAGATGGATTTAAACCAATAAATATAATTTCCTTTTTACAAGAATTAAACCTTCTATTCAAATTCCATCGATACCTACCACACAGACTAAATTGAGCATTTGATTGATTCATATTAAAATAGTAATGTAATCATAAGAAGAAGAATCTGTTTTTAAGTGATCTAAAATTTTATTTTCTAATACGCCTCTAGCAGGCACTCCGATTCTGTTGATTATAATAAAAGTTAATGTCAAATCACTTTTGTTCAATTAATCTATATTAGCAAATAGGCGCTAATATAGATATAAATATATTGAGAGATAGATTAGTTTATTGATTACAATAAGTAAAAAATACGAATAACAACCTAACTCCTATTTAACTTTTCTTCTTAATATATCAACAATATTTATTCTAAGATATTATTAAGAAATAACATTATAAGTTCTAAGTTAAATGAATGAGCCAGAAATTCAAACCTTAAATGATCTCGAAAAGCTTCGTTCTGCTCCTAATCTTAGTCACAATCAGAAAAAAGCTTTACACAAAGAGCTTAATGAATATATTGCAGATGCCGATTGGTTCACTATTGGCATAATGGCATCCTCATCTAATCTTGCCATATTAACCTTAAAAGAAATGGAAAATCATTTTAATTGGTTAGCAATGAAGGTAGTAGAAAAACCTCAAAAAAATGGCCCAGTATTCCTTAAAGCAAATCAAAAGACTGGGGATATTTATATACGCATCGAATATGGCTTGGGAGAAGGTATTCTCTTAAGCTGTCAACATAATGATCAATTAAAGAGTACTCAAACTCTAGGCCCTTTGCCATTGAACTTTTTTAAGAAATAGATTCTTATTTATAAGTTAATAGTTACTAGTAAAATTTTATCCAAAGAAAGAATTAAAAGAGCTTCCTGAACCTTGCTTTACTTGCTTTACACAAAGGGCAAATCCATCCATCGGGCAAATCTTCAAATGCAGTTCCAGGAGGAATTCCTTGAGAAGGGTCACCTGTTTTTGGGTTGTAAGCATATATGCAATCTTTGCATTGATATTTTTGTTTGGTGGCTGTGGTCTCCACAAATTTAAAGTTCTCTAGATTCAAAATGGCAAGAATTCTTCTTTTTGACAATTAACTGCTGCTATTTCCTAAACAAAGTCAGGGAAAGACATTTTAAATAAAAGAACGATTTTTGAGTATTTCTTTCAGTTGGTATTAAATGCTAAAAGAAGCGAAGCTGGAATATGACTAATTTTCACTTCCTCCTTGCCCTTTCTCAAACATGGAAACCCTCTGAGGGATTTATTCATGGTTTGTTTCTGATAGGTGCTTTCCTAATTGCAGGAGTTGCTCTTTCAATTTTCACCTTCTATGAAGATTGTTATTGGGGGGATAAGGTATATAGAAAATATCTTAAAGATGGTAAAAAATCTGCAAAGGTTTAGGTTTTAACTATTTCCAATTACAACCAATTTTTCTAGTTTTTCCTTTCCTGCTGATTTTTAATATTTTGCACCAAAAAATTTTTTTATAATATAATTTTGTTATTTAACAATCAATTATGGAACTATTTGCAACATCAGGGTTTTTGGGGATATCACCTAGCACTGATCAGCTTATTGTAATTAATCTTTCAGCAATACTTGTAGGGACAACATTTAATTCTCCACAAAAAGCTATCAAATGGGGTGGATTAATAATTGCAGTGGTTACTACTACATGTGCAATATGGTGTAAGCACTAAAATCTCAAAGTTAAACCTACGTTATTACTTTTCTCGCGTGGAGAGAAAATAGTTGTTGATTCTCCCTCTTTCTTATCTTGTTTAGTGGGAGAAGAAATTATTTTACTTTGAGTTTTTACATCATTGATTGTTTCTTCTTTTGAAAATTCTTGAGTATTTAGATCAAGAGATTTGCTCTCAGTTGGAATTGAAGTTTTCTGCACCTGAGTAGTTGAATTTAAAGAGACAATATTCAAGTGAAGTTTCCCATGAGCTAAAGCAAAAGGAGTGAATGCAAAAAGTGTCGCCAAAAATATTGCACAAAGCAATGAAAAAGCTATTTGAACTATTGGTTGCCAAAGAACAGAAATTTTTACTACTTGATCAAACTTTTTTGCGTTTTGATCAGTGCCAGATCCTCTCTCCAGAAAAATATTATTAGTTAACCATCCTTTGTTTGCAGAACGATAAGGTGATTCCGTCTTGGCAAAATCGACAACCTCTTGGATTCTCTCTCTAATCACTGATAAAACCATTGAAATCGTACTCTATTCAAGCACTGAAAAAGTACTAGGCATTTAACAAACACCAACTCAACTAAAAACCGAAGGAAATTGAAGCAGTTTTACTTGGGTTATCTTAGGAAGAAAACCATAGTGGTCATCAATACTGAAGCTGCGAAAACACCAATACCAACAAGTCCTAAAACTTTTCCTGTATCAAGATAAAGAGAGACTTTAAAGAGCTCAATTCTGCCTTCTCTTTTCTGTTCTGAAACTGTTTTAGCTCTTTTTACTAAAGCGACTTTATTTAAAGGTTCCGTCTTCTTTTTAGCTACTGCTTTCTTTTGCGCTGCTGCTTTCTTATCTGCCTCTAGCTTCCTTTGCGCTGCTGCTTTCTTTTCTGCCTCTGCTTTCTTTTGCGCTGCTGCTTTCTTATCTACCTCTAGCTTCCTTTGCGCTGCTGCTTGCTTATCTACCTCTAGCTTCCTTTGAGCTGCTGCTTTCTTATCTGCCTCTAGCTTCCTTTGAGCTGCTGCTTTCTTATCTGCCTCTAGCTTCCTTTGCGCTGCTGCTTTCTTTTCTGACTCTGCTTTCTTTTGCGCTGCTGCTTGCTTATCTACCTCTAGCTTCCTTTGAGCTGCTGCTTTCTTTTCTGCCTCTGCTTTCTTTTGCGCTGCTGCTTGCTTTTCTGCCTCTAGCTTCCTTTGAGTTGCTGCTTTCTTATCTGCCTCTGCTTTCTTTTGCGCTGCTGCTTTCTTTTCTGCCTCTAGCTTCCTTTGAGCTGCTGCTTTCTTTTCTGCCTCTAGCTTCCTTTGAGTTGCTGCTTTCTTTTCTGCCTCTGCTTTCTTTTGAGCTGCTGCTTTCTTTTCTGCCTCTGCTTTCTTTTGCGCTGCTGCTTTCTTTTCTGCCTCTAGCTTCCTTTGAGCTGCTGCTTTCTTTTCTGCCTCTAGCTTCCTTTGAGTTGCTGCTTTCTTATCTGCCTCTGCTTTCTTTTGCGCTGCTGCTTTCTTTTCTGCCTCTAGCTTCCTTTGAGCTGCTGCTTTCTTTTCTGCCTCTAGCTTCCTTTGAGTTGCTGCTTTCTTTTCTGCCTCTGCTTTCTTTTGAGCTGCTGCTTTCTTTTCTGCCTCTGCTTTCTTTTGCGCTGCTGCTTTCTTTTCTGCCTCTAGCTTCCTTTGAGCTGCTGCTTTCTTTTCTGCCTCTGCTTTCTTTTGAGCTGCTGCTTTCTTTTCTGCCTCTAGCTTCCTTTGAGCTGCTGCTTTCTTTTCTGCCTCTGCTTTCTTTTGCGCTGCTGCTTTCTTTTCTGCCTCTAGCTTCCTTTGAGCTGCTGCTTTCTTTTCTGCCTCTGCTTTCTTTTGTGCTGCTGCTTTCTTTTCTGCCTCTAGCTTCCTTTGAGCTGCTGCTTTCTTTTCTGCCTCTAGCTTCCTTTGAGCTGCTGCTTGCTTTTCTGCCACTTTTTCATCCGAAAGACATAAATATATTCAAGCACTCTTATACGTATTTCGAATGCTAAAACTTTTAAAGATAAATCAAATGCATTGAACCTAAGCACTCCGTTTTGCCTAACTAATCCATCCAAAAAGATTAATATGAAGTATTAAATTCTATATAAGTGTTTATTCTCTAATTCAAAAAACAACTCCATATTAGTTCAATTATTAATCAATATAAAAGTAATTATTGTAAAAGCTCCATCTTTTACCAAGGCAATATTTCTCCATTGGCATGCCAAAATGTTCCTGAATTTTGAATTGATAAGGAATCGATTCTTCTAATAAGTCCTTCTACAGATTTTTCTGGAGTAATCCCATTATTTACAAAACCAGTCATTCTTGTACTCACCAATCCAGGATGCAAAATTGCCACAGATATGCCATTAGGTTTCAAATCAATTGCCAAAGATTTACCAACCATACAAAGAGCTACCTTAGACATCCTATATCCATAAGAACTTCCAGAGGAATTATCATCAATAGAACCCATTCTACTAGTCATAAGAACAATTTTTGAACCTCTTTTAAGAGAGCCAAGAAACGATTGAGTAAAGCACAAAGGACTTAATGCATTAACTTCAAACTGTCGAAGAATACTATCTGGATCTAAATTTGATAAAGAATTGAATTCCGCTATTCCTGCATTATGAATTAAAACATCTATTTGTTTTCCTTGTAATTTATTTCTTAAGTTTAATACTGACTGACCTGAAGCCACATCAACACCAGCCTCAACTCTTACACCAATAGCATCTAATTCAGAAGAAGATGATCTACATGAAGCAATAACCTCATCTCCTCTTTGATTTAACTGTTTACAGTATTCCAAACCTATTCCTCGGTTGGAACCCGTAATGAGATAAGTAGCCAAAACAATCTTAATGCTAAATAAATCTTATATCTTTAAAGAGTTATTAATTAAACTTTTATCTTTAAAATATATATCAAGTAATAAGATTATACTCAAATAAAAAATTAATAATCATTAACGATAACCAACCCATGCTCAAGAAAGTTTCAAAGGAGACCTACTGTAAGCATTAATACTTAAACGAGAAGGTTGCCTGCTTTGCTTGACTTAATGTAATTTGTATATCTTTTATTGATTATGTTGGTTGTTTTAGAAAAAGCAGTTAGCTTAAATAAGTTAACGATGGAGACTAAAGAAATGGAAGAGTCATTAACAACCAAACTAAAAGGATGGATTAAAAATGTCATGAAAGCAATGGGCGATGCAATCTTTTCAGAAAAACCTGATTCTGAGCCTCCTGCTACTGGGGAACAACCATATAAAGACAAACCAAGAAAAGGCCTTTTGTAAATAAATAGCTAGCTAGATTATATAATTAAGTTCTAGCAACTATAAATATTAGAGAGCTTACAATTACTAAAGATTTTCCATACTTACGTATCCATATTATCTCTTATAAGGCAAATCTGAGAAAAATCGTTTAAAAGCAAATTAATAATACTCCAGAATAAAGAAAATTACCAAAAAATGTTTTCTACTGCATCCTTGGATTTTCACATGCTGTAAAGTCTAACTATTTAGCACTTTCAATTATTGAATAGATTAGTTACAACATAGGTAACTACATTAAAGAAATGATTCTATCGACTGGTTTACAAAGAAATCAGAATCAAATTTACTCAAAATATCAAAGGTTTAG
It encodes:
- a CDS encoding DUF1824 family protein, producing MNEPEIQTLNDLEKLRSAPNLSHNQKKALHKELNEYIADADWFTIGIMASSSNLAILTLKEMENHFNWLAMKVVEKPQKNGPVFLKANQKTGDIYIRIEYGLGEGILLSCQHNDQLKSTQTLGPLPLNFFKK
- a CDS encoding DUF1330 domain-containing protein yields the protein MAKGYWVKQVTIQSTDLFIEYIQTVIPWLLSVGGIVIAKDIKQNSDLNEWDGGQLGVVVEFESRAAAQKAFDSSVFQEYIDLRRLSSDLSLSIFG
- a CDS encoding sodium-dependent transporter: MPIREQWRSRWGFVFAAAGSAVGLGNLWGFAYRASEGGGAAFLLLYILIVLVVCLPVLVAEMVLGRSTGSSSLVAPAKAAGSRWGVMGWLFVIAPLGIGSYYAVLMGWTLDTFFHSLFVGLPADKTEAAAFFGSISSGGSVLIGQIISLVLTAIVVVAGVRGGIERLTRWCMPILFILLLGLAFWASTLSGALEGYKALLSWDGSEFFKPSTVRNAFAQAFFSLSLGIGIMITYASYLGRQNKLPKEAIAVASLDTAVGLLAGLMIFPIMFSFGLNESISESTIGALFIALPAGLGTIGITGRIVAVIFFALAYIAAITSSISLLEVPVSSVMDRLGWNRTKSVIGVTFLLFLLGLPSAFDINFLDKTDKIVGQLLLILGGFLLSIFLGWVIPRKFDEDLSNSNSSLRVRRYLKFMLRWVSPPIIACGFIVSLIDLFQNWSS
- a CDS encoding rubredoxin; its protein translation is METTATKQKYQCKDCIYAYNPKTGDPSQGIPPGTAFEDLPDGWICPLCKASKARFRKLF
- a CDS encoding DUF1643 domain-containing protein, whose protein sequence is MNQSNAQFSLCGRYRWNLNRRFNSCKKEIIFIGLNPSKANSFVNDRTLIRLINFSNLWGYGSLSVVNLFAIISNNSLDLKSFADPIGNSNNKELNNKIKAWSEKELCDLWLGWGVNGSYLNRDKVVLRKIQNYYNKRVRNFPKASQPYAIGITKDGYPRHPLYVQNKTILKPFCINAKKIN
- a CDS encoding SDR family oxidoreductase; this encodes MATYLITGSNRGIGLEYCKQLNQRGDEVIASCRSSSSELDAIGVRVEAGVDVASGQSVLNLRNKLQGKQIDVLIHNAGIAEFNSLSNLDPDSILRQFEVNALSPLCFTQSFLGSLKRGSKIVLMTSRMGSIDDNSSGSSYGYRMSKVALCMVGKSLAIDLKPNGISVAILHPGLVSTRMTGFVNNGITPEKSVEGLIRRIDSLSIQNSGTFWHANGEILPW